The Apium graveolens cultivar Ventura chromosome 6, ASM990537v1, whole genome shotgun sequence genome contains a region encoding:
- the LOC141666041 gene encoding uncharacterized protein LOC141666041, which translates to MVSETEVPVGGGSSSGAATVGAIDWTTYSFAQGIDLIGELTKEKGGVKYAVVAVDYFTKWAEAEPLATITAAKLKEFVFRAIVCRNGQTEAINKIIKHILKAKLEESKGYWLEELPWVLWSYNTTPRTTKGKSPFILTYGCEAMEPVEIGAGSFMRENYDPENNELNHCLYLDQLEEVRENSQLKLAAYQQRTRKYFDKKV; encoded by the exons ATGGTTAGCGAAACTGAGGTTCCCGTGGGTGGTGGTAGTAGTTCTGGTGCTGCAACTGTTGGGGCCATAGATTGGACCACTTATAGTTTCGCACAA GGGATTGATCTAATTGGGGAGCTTACTAAAGAAAAAGGTGGGGTGAAATATGCGGTAGTTGCAGTAGACTATTTTACTAAATGGGCAGAAGCTGAACCACTAGCTACTATTACGGCAGCAAAGCTCAAGGAATTTGTGTTTAGGGCTATTGTATGCAG GAATGGTCAAACTGAGGCCATTAATAAGATTATAAAGCACATTTTAAAGGCGAAGTTGGAGGAAAGTAAGGGGTACTGGCTGGAGGAGCTACCTTGGGTGTTATGGTCTTATAACACCACACCTCGAACCACAAAAGGTAAATCTCCTTTTATACTTACCTACGGGTGTGAGGCAATGGAACCTGTAGAGATTGGAGCAGGTTCGTTTATGAGAGAGAATTATGATCCAGAAAATAATGAACTTAATCATTGTTTGTACCTGGATCAGTTGGAAGAGGTACGTGAGAATTCACAACTGAAATTGGCAGCTTATCAGCAGCGAACAAGGAAGTATTTTGATAAGAAGGTTTGA